GGGGGAGGCTCATCAGGCGCATCAGCTCGGCGGGGCTCGCCTGGATCAGCAGCGCGATCGAGATCATCGTGACGCCCAGCGTGACGACATAGGTCTCGAACAGGTCGGCAGCCATGCCCGCGCAGTCGCCGACATTGTCGCCGACGTTATCGGCGATGACCGCGGGGTTGCGGGGGTCGTCCTCGGGGATGCCCGCCTCGACCTTGCCGACGAGGTCGGCGCCGACGTCGGCGGCCTTGGTGAAGATGCCGCCGCCGAGCCGCGCGAAGATCGAGATGAGTGACGCGCCGAACGCGAGCGCGGTGAGCGCCTCGACGATGATGCGGTCGTTGGGCGCGTGGCCCGCGGGGCCGGTGAGGTACCAGAAGAAGGACGCGATCGCGAGCAGGCCGAGGCCCGCCACGAGCATGCCGGTGACCGCGCCCGATCGGAACGCCATGGTGAGGCCGGCCTGGAGACTGGTGCGCGCGGCCTCCGCGGTGCGGACGTTGGCGCGCACCGAGATGTTCATGCCGACATAGCCGGCTACCCCCGACAGCACGGCGCCGATGACGAAGCCGATCGTCGAGGTGAGGCCGAGCGTGAACAGGAGGATCGCGGCGACGATGACGCCGACCACCGCGATCGTGGTGTACTGGCGGCCGAGATACGCCTTCGCGCCTTCCTGGATCGCGGCGGCGATGTCCTGCATCTTTTCGTTGCCGGGACTGGCGGCGAGGACCTGCCTGCTGGTGATGAAGCCGTACAAGACGGCGATGACGCCGCAGATGATGGACACGTACACGGTCGTCATAGGCCAGCAGTCCCTTTTTCAGTTTCCTCTCGTGCGCCCGCGCTTTGTCGGGTCGTGGGGGGAGCGTAACAGCCTGTACCGCCGACGCAAGTTATCGCGCGTGCGCGTAGCCGAGGCTGGCGGGGAGCGGGACGGCGACGTCGCCGCGGGTGAGCGTGAGGCCGGCGCCGGGGGCGAAACCGCCGATCCGGGTCGCGGGGAAGTCGCCGTCCGCAGGCGCTGCGAAGAGGAGCTCGTAATCGTCGCCCGCGGTCGCGGCGGCGAGCGCGTCGCCCGCGTGCGCACGGTAGGCGTGCGAGAGCGGCACGCGCGCGAGGTCGATCGTGACCGCGAGGCCGCTCGCCGCCGCCATCCGCTGCGCGTCGAGGAGCAGGCCGTCCGAGACGTCCATCATCGCGCGCGCGCGCGGCGCGATGATGCGGCCTTCGGCAAGGCGCGGCTGGGGGCGGCGATAGGCGGCGAGCAGCGCCGCCGGGCCGTCGGCGCCGAGCGCGATCGCTAGCCCGGCGCCGGCATCGCCGATCGTGCCGGTAACCCAGAGCGCGTCCCCTGCCCGCGCCCCGCTGCGTGGCGGCGCGGCGGCGTCGGTGCCGAACGCGGTGACGGTCAGGATGCGCGGCGCGGCGCACGGCAGCGTGACGGTGTCGCCGCCGAGCAGCGGGGTGTCGAACGTGGCGAGCGCCTCGGCCAGCCCGCGCAGGAAGCCAGCGTCGAAGGCATCGTCGCCGAGCGGATAGTTGAGCAGGATCCCCGCCGGCACCGCGCCCTTGGCGGCGAGATCGGACAGGTTGGTCGCGACCAGCTTCCACGCGACGTCCTCGGGCGCATCGGTAGGGAGGAAATGGACGCCCTCGACCAAGGTGTCGGTGGTGACGACATGCCCGCCGATGATCGCGGTGTCGTCGCGCAGGCCTTGCGCGCCGGGGTGGAGCGGGAAGGTGCGCAAACGGCCAAGGAAATCGTCTTCGGTCACGATCCGCGCTTACCCTGTACGGGGGGCGGTGTCCCCCTGTGTTCGGTTCTCCCGCGCAGGCGGGAGTCCAGGGTTACGGAGGACAGCGCTCGCGACTCCTGGGCTCCCGCGTTCGCGGGAGAACGGGGGGTCAGTCGTCCAGCTTCGCGCCGTCGAGCGTGCGGTCGCGCTTCGCAGCCTCCGCTTGCGCCGCGTCCTTCTCGGCCTTGGTGCGGCCGAAGGCCGCGCGGTTGGCGGTGGCGGTCGCTTCCGCGGTTGCGCGGGCCTTGGCCTTGCGGGCGCGGCGGAGGTTGACGATCTCCGCCATGCGCGATCAGCCGCGGACGTCCTTGGCGATCGCGTCGAGCAGGCCGTTGACGAAGCCCGATTCGCGCTTGTCGTAAAAGGCGTGCGCGACGTCGACATATTCGCTGATCACCGCGCCGACGGGGACGTCGTTGCGCGCGAGCAGTTCGTAGGTGCCGACGCGGAGGATCGCCTTCATCGGCTTGTCGAGGCGCGTGAGGCTCCAGCCCTTGGCGAGCTTGGCGGCGACGAGGCCGTCGATCTCGTCCGCGCGGGCGTGCGCGCCGCTGACCAGGTCGTCGAAGAAGTCGACATCGGCCTCGGCATATTCGACGTCCTCGATGGTGGCGCCGAGACGG
This sequence is a window from Sphingomonas ginsenosidivorax. Protein-coding genes within it:
- the thiL gene encoding thiamine-phosphate kinase, with product MTEDDFLGRLRTFPLHPGAQGLRDDTAIIGGHVVTTDTLVEGVHFLPTDAPEDVAWKLVATNLSDLAAKGAVPAGILLNYPLGDDAFDAGFLRGLAEALATFDTPLLGGDTVTLPCAAPRILTVTAFGTDAAAPPRSGARAGDALWVTGTIGDAGAGLAIALGADGPAALLAAYRRPQPRLAEGRIIAPRARAMMDVSDGLLLDAQRMAAASGLAVTIDLARVPLSHAYRAHAGDALAAATAGDDYELLFAAPADGDFPATRIGGFAPGAGLTLTRGDVAVPLPASLGYAHAR
- a CDS encoding DUF4169 family protein codes for the protein MAEIVNLRRARKAKARATAEATATANRAAFGRTKAEKDAAQAEAAKRDRTLDGAKLDD
- the nusB gene encoding transcription antitermination factor NusB, producing the protein MSRTAPRTKARAAARLAAVQAMYQHEMEGTAIPALLHEFHQHRLGATIEDVEYAEADVDFFDDLVSGAHARADEIDGLVAAKLAKGWSLTRLDKPMKAILRVGTYELLARNDVPVGAVISEYVDVAHAFYDKRESGFVNGLLDAIAKDVRG